One Nocardia iowensis DNA window includes the following coding sequences:
- a CDS encoding TetR/AcrR family transcriptional regulator codes for MRTRLLDAALESLVEVGYAGTTTLAVQKRAGVPRGTLQHHFPTKADLLAGAVEHLAARRFDQLTREFEDIPASADRLETAVELTMRMLSGPSFLAALEIWVGARTDPELLAAFLPLEHRLFELMHNSIRDVFRAEFPDDPRVPTITEFTIEIMTGLAMRVLLTGEVGRNRIIEHRWRNAVRILLGTAHPDTLTAPRSQPTSSSGP; via the coding sequence ATGCGCACGCGACTCCTGGACGCGGCATTGGAAAGCCTGGTCGAGGTCGGCTACGCGGGCACCACCACGCTCGCGGTGCAGAAGCGAGCCGGGGTGCCGCGCGGCACGCTACAGCATCATTTTCCGACCAAGGCGGATCTGCTCGCCGGTGCGGTCGAGCATCTCGCCGCCCGCCGATTCGACCAACTGACAAGGGAATTCGAGGACATCCCGGCGTCAGCGGATCGGCTGGAGACCGCGGTCGAGCTGACCATGCGGATGCTCAGTGGGCCGTCGTTCCTGGCCGCGCTGGAGATATGGGTGGGCGCGCGCACCGATCCGGAACTGCTCGCCGCGTTCCTGCCGCTGGAGCATCGGCTGTTCGAACTGATGCACAACAGCATTCGCGATGTCTTCCGCGCGGAGTTCCCGGACGACCCTCGGGTGCCGACGATCACCGAGTTCACCATCGAGATCATGACCGGGCTTGCCATGCGTGTGTTGTTGACCGGCGAGGTGGGCCGGAACCGAATCATCGAGCACCGCTGGCGGAATGCGGTGCGCATCCTCTTGGGGACAGCTCACCCGGACACGTTGACCGCGCCGCGCTCGCAGCCGACCTCGTCATCGGGGCCTTGA
- a CDS encoding alpha/beta fold hydrolase: MTTLNHHRVGAGEPLVLVHGIGSRWQVWEPIIDTLARSYDVIAVDLPGFGASAPLATTTVDLLTDALAEFLAAQGIERPHLAGNSMGGLITLNLGARGLARSVTAFSPIAFWDKPGRIWCQQSLGKSRLLAIRLNPALPTVLGTAAGRTAFLRLVFGKPWAVDAQVAMDTANGAADAPGFEQAMASFADAKPPENGGLASIPVTVAWGSRDILLTYRTQSRRARAVLPNANHVTLHGSGHTPFYDDPAGCAKVVLDTIGAHGK; encoded by the coding sequence ATGACGACGTTGAATCACCATCGGGTCGGTGCGGGCGAACCGCTGGTGCTGGTGCACGGCATCGGCAGTCGGTGGCAGGTGTGGGAGCCGATCATCGACACCCTCGCCCGATCCTACGATGTGATCGCCGTGGATCTCCCCGGCTTCGGCGCCTCGGCACCGCTCGCGACAACGACCGTCGACCTGCTCACCGATGCGCTCGCCGAATTCCTTGCGGCACAAGGAATCGAGCGGCCGCACCTGGCAGGCAATTCGATGGGCGGGCTGATCACGCTGAACCTCGGCGCCCGCGGACTCGCCCGCTCCGTTACCGCCTTTTCGCCGATCGCGTTCTGGGACAAGCCTGGTCGCATCTGGTGCCAGCAGTCACTCGGCAAGTCCCGGCTGCTCGCGATCCGACTGAACCCCGCATTGCCGACCGTCCTCGGCACCGCCGCGGGCCGGACGGCGTTCCTGAGGCTGGTCTTCGGCAAACCGTGGGCCGTCGATGCCCAGGTGGCCATGGATACCGCGAACGGCGCGGCCGACGCACCGGGATTCGAGCAAGCCATGGCCTCGTTCGCCGACGCGAAGCCGCCCGAAAACGGGGGCCTGGCAAGCATTCCCGTCACTGTCGCCTGGGGTAGTCGCGACATCCTGCTGACGTACCGAACGCAGAGTCGACGGGCCCGCGCGGTCTTGCCGAACGCGAACCATGTCACCCTGCACGGCAGCGGCCACACACCGTTCTACGACGATCCCGCCGGGTGCGCGAAGGTGGTGCTGGACACCATCGGCGCCCACGGTAAGTAG
- a CDS encoding crotonase/enoyl-CoA hydratase family protein — MALRFDGDRAYVTLDRPDKHNGLTIDMLRDLIDTAHTIAGRDDVRAVIMSGNGPSFSSGLDIAKATGDPLSIVRSFVPLPWRGTNTFQEACWAWRRLRVPVIAAVHGRCYGGGLQLALAADFRFATPDSEFSVMEAKHGLVPDMTGAATLSRLVGVDKALLLTMTADTVDAAYAERIGLVTEVTADPVAAAEKLAERIATRSPHAVAGAKRLFDKAWHASTRHTFALERATQLPLIIRLAMKRGKASEQ; from the coding sequence ATCGCGCTGCGGTTCGACGGCGACCGCGCCTACGTCACGCTCGATCGACCGGACAAGCACAACGGCCTCACCATCGACATGCTCCGCGACCTGATCGACACCGCGCACACCATCGCGGGTCGCGACGACGTGCGCGCGGTGATCATGTCCGGCAACGGCCCGAGCTTCAGCAGCGGCCTCGACATCGCCAAGGCGACCGGCGACCCGCTGTCCATCGTGCGCAGCTTCGTCCCGCTGCCCTGGCGCGGCACCAACACCTTCCAGGAAGCCTGCTGGGCGTGGCGCAGGCTGCGGGTTCCGGTGATCGCCGCGGTGCACGGCCGCTGCTACGGGGGCGGACTACAACTCGCACTGGCCGCCGATTTCCGCTTCGCCACCCCGGATTCGGAATTCTCGGTGATGGAGGCCAAGCACGGCCTGGTTCCCGACATGACCGGCGCGGCCACCCTGTCCCGACTGGTCGGCGTCGACAAGGCGCTGCTGCTGACCATGACCGCGGACACCGTGGACGCCGCCTACGCCGAGCGGATCGGCCTGGTCACCGAGGTCACCGCGGACCCGGTCGCGGCGGCGGAGAAGCTTGCCGAGCGGATCGCGACCCGCTCCCCGCACGCCGTCGCCGGAGCCAAGCGGCTGTTCGACAAGGCGTGGCACGCCTCGACACGCCACACCTTCGCACTGGAGCGGGCGACTCAATTGCCGTTGATCATTCGGCTGGCCATGAAGCGGGGAAAGGCTTCGGAACAGTAG
- a CDS encoding DUF1905 domain-containing protein — protein sequence MAGSEYSFTAEVWEHSGEMSWHFISLPEDIADEIEEKYAHRAGGFGSVRVHVTIGISRWSTSLFPDKSRATYLLPLKKAIRTAEELTAGSRPRIELVVAV from the coding sequence GTGGCTGGATCGGAGTACTCGTTCACGGCGGAGGTGTGGGAACACTCCGGCGAGATGTCCTGGCATTTCATCTCACTACCCGAAGACATCGCCGATGAGATCGAGGAGAAGTACGCCCACCGCGCCGGTGGGTTCGGTTCGGTCCGCGTGCACGTCACCATCGGCATCAGCCGCTGGTCGACCTCCCTGTTCCCCGACAAGTCCCGTGCCACCTACCTACTTCCGCTGAAGAAGGCGATCCGCACCGCCGAAGAACTCACCGCGGGCTCCCGACCGCGGATCGAGCTGGTCGTCGCCGTCTGA
- a CDS encoding thiolase C-terminal domain-containing protein, which produces MLPAGMDPRTPVLVGAGQVVHRNGEPGLPGPVELAAEALRRAGADSGTGDRLVRAADLIAAAAPVSRPYADLGALVAAELGASPKRTIQSVRFGGDAPQRLLNTVAQAIADGKSEVALITGAEAVASWNASTRAGAALDWPEQSDEVRPSELIGSDRAPNSEMETAAGLWGPVYFYALMETALRGRLGLSEDEHRTRTGELWSRLSAVAAANPYAWQPTAQSAADLVTPTRANRMVSTPYPKLLIANLSVDLGAGLIVCSAAAAAAAGVPRDRWVFPHGGATATDEWFVSERADMAASPAIAAAGRAALGAAGIGIDDVAHIDLYSCFPVAVQVAAEALGLPIDDPARPLSVTGGLTFGGGPGNNYSTHSIATLVGLLREDPDAYGLATALGWYITKHGVGVYSAKPPARLFHSIEAEVPAARRAAAPGYTGPATVEAYTVAYRKGPAPDHADEPEAVVVSALTPSGARILIRASDAETVAAFDGGDPLGAAADITAADKLTLLTERTAR; this is translated from the coding sequence ATGCTGCCAGCGGGAATGGATCCCCGAACGCCGGTTCTGGTCGGTGCCGGGCAGGTCGTGCATCGGAACGGCGAGCCGGGATTGCCGGGACCGGTCGAACTCGCCGCCGAAGCCCTGCGCCGCGCGGGCGCCGACAGCGGCACCGGTGATCGGCTGGTCCGAGCCGCGGACCTGATCGCGGCCGCGGCGCCGGTCAGCAGGCCGTACGCGGACCTCGGTGCGCTGGTCGCCGCCGAACTCGGTGCGTCGCCGAAGCGGACGATCCAGTCGGTGCGCTTCGGCGGCGACGCACCGCAGCGCCTGCTCAACACGGTCGCCCAGGCCATTGCCGATGGAAAGTCCGAGGTTGCGCTCATCACCGGGGCCGAAGCGGTGGCCTCGTGGAACGCCTCGACCCGAGCGGGTGCCGCGCTGGATTGGCCGGAGCAGTCCGACGAGGTGCGGCCGAGCGAACTCATCGGGTCGGACCGCGCGCCCAACTCCGAGATGGAAACCGCGGCCGGGCTGTGGGGACCGGTGTACTTCTACGCGTTGATGGAAACCGCGCTGCGCGGCAGGCTAGGGCTGAGCGAGGACGAGCACCGCACCCGAACCGGTGAGCTGTGGTCGCGGCTGTCCGCCGTGGCGGCGGCCAATCCCTATGCGTGGCAGCCCACGGCGCAGTCGGCCGCCGACCTGGTGACCCCGACGCGTGCGAATCGGATGGTGTCTACGCCGTATCCGAAGCTGCTCATCGCGAATCTGTCGGTGGATCTGGGCGCCGGATTGATCGTGTGCAGTGCGGCCGCCGCGGCCGCGGCCGGGGTGCCTCGGGACCGGTGGGTATTCCCACACGGCGGAGCCACCGCCACCGATGAGTGGTTCGTCTCCGAACGCGCGGACATGGCCGCCTCGCCCGCCATCGCGGCGGCCGGGCGGGCCGCACTCGGTGCGGCCGGTATCGGCATCGACGACGTCGCGCACATCGACCTGTATTCCTGCTTCCCGGTCGCGGTACAGGTCGCGGCCGAGGCGCTCGGCCTGCCCATCGATGATCCCGCGCGACCGCTTTCGGTCACCGGCGGGCTCACCTTCGGCGGCGGCCCCGGCAACAACTACAGCACCCATTCGATCGCGACACTGGTCGGCCTGTTGCGCGAGGATCCGGATGCCTACGGCCTCGCCACCGCGCTCGGCTGGTACATCACCAAACACGGCGTCGGTGTGTACTCGGCGAAACCTCCTGCGCGACTGTTCCATTCGATCGAGGCGGAGGTGCCCGCGGCACGGCGGGCGGCGGCCCCGGGCTACACCGGCCCGGCCACCGTCGAGGCGTACACCGTCGCCTATCGCAAGGGCCCCGCGCCAGACCACGCCGACGAACCCGAGGCCGTCGTGGTGAGCGCCCTCACCCCGAGCGGTGCCCGCATACTGATCCGGGCGTCCGACGCCGAGACCGTCGCGGCGTTCGACGGCGGCGACCCGCTCGGCGCCGCAGCCGATATCACCGCCGCCGACAAGCTCACCTTGCTCACCGAGAGGACCGCCCGATGA
- a CDS encoding crotonase/enoyl-CoA hydratase family protein, protein MNDLILVERRDAITVLTVNRPEARNAINLATAQAIETAVDEFEADDAARVLVLTGAGGTFSAGMDLVAASKGEMPMTQRRGPLGIAAKPPVKPMISAVEGFALAGGFELALSGDLIVAASNAQFGIPEVKRGLVAAGGGVLRLTQRLPRSMAAELALTGGRVGAERLYQLGLVNRIAEPGAALAVALELAAEIAAAAPLAVAASKRIIDESPDWTVAEAFAKQGEIALPALFSKDATEGALAFAQKREPQWQGR, encoded by the coding sequence ATGAATGACCTGATACTGGTTGAACGGCGCGACGCGATCACCGTGCTGACCGTCAATCGCCCGGAGGCCCGCAACGCCATCAACCTGGCCACCGCACAGGCCATCGAGACCGCCGTCGACGAATTCGAAGCCGACGACGCCGCCCGGGTGCTGGTGCTCACCGGCGCGGGCGGAACCTTCAGTGCGGGCATGGATCTCGTCGCCGCATCGAAGGGTGAGATGCCGATGACGCAGCGGCGCGGGCCGCTGGGGATTGCCGCGAAACCTCCGGTGAAGCCGATGATTTCGGCGGTCGAGGGTTTCGCGCTGGCCGGTGGTTTCGAGTTGGCGCTGTCCGGTGACCTCATCGTCGCCGCCAGTAATGCCCAGTTCGGTATCCCGGAAGTCAAGCGCGGCTTGGTTGCCGCGGGCGGTGGAGTGCTGCGCCTGACCCAGCGGCTGCCGCGCAGCATGGCCGCCGAGCTCGCGCTGACCGGTGGGCGGGTCGGCGCCGAACGGCTCTATCAGTTGGGCCTGGTCAATCGGATCGCCGAGCCGGGCGCCGCATTGGCGGTCGCCCTCGAGCTCGCCGCCGAAATCGCCGCCGCCGCACCGCTCGCGGTCGCCGCCAGCAAGCGGATCATCGATGAGTCGCCCGACTGGACGGTGGCCGAGGCATTCGCCAAGCAGGGTGAAATCGCCTTGCCCGCACTGTTTTCCAAGGACGCCACCGAGGGCGCGCTCGCCTTCGCGCAGAAGCGTGAACCCCAGTGGCAGGGCCGCTGA